The Balaenoptera acutorostrata chromosome 10, mBalAcu1.1, whole genome shotgun sequence genome has a window encoding:
- the SLC17A2 gene encoding sodium-dependent phosphate transport protein 3, whose amino-acid sequence MDEKPSTRKIPKFCSLRYGLALIMHFSNFTVITQRVSLSIAIIAMVNSTQQPGLFNASTERPLAFTLNRSNRSTKEFNSGASVYEWSPETQGIIFSSISYGIILTLIPSGYLAGIFGAKQMLGAGLLISSLLTLLTPLAADFGVILVIVIRTVQGMAQGMAWTGQFTIWAKWAPPLERSKLTSIAGSGAAFGSFTILCVGGLISQALGWPFIFYIFGSIGCVCCLLWFMVIYDDPMHHPCISVREKDHIVSSLAQQSSSPRRSVPIKAMVRCLPLWAIFTGFFSHFWLCTIIITYLPTYISSVLHVNIRDSGVLSSLPFIAASSCTILGGQLADFLLSRNLLRLITVRKLFSSLGLLLPSLCAVALPFVASSYTTTIILLILIPGTSNLCDSGFIVNTLDVAPRYASFLMGISRGFGLIAGIISSTATGFLISQDSVSGWRNVFFLAAAVNMFGLVFYLTFGQAEIQHWAKERTLTRL is encoded by the exons ATGGATGAGAAGCCTTCCACCAGGAAAA TTCCCAAATTCTGTTCATTACGCTATGGACTGGCTCTCATCATgcacttctcaaactttaccGTGATAACCCAGCGTGTGAGTCTGAGCATTGCAATCATTGCCATGGTGAATAGCACTCAGCAGCCTGGTTTATTCAATGCCTCCACAGAAAGACCTCTTGCATTCACCCTCAATCGCTCCAACAGATCCACCAAGGAATTTAATTCAGGA gccTCTGTATATGAATGGAGCCCAGAGACTCAGGGTATCATCTTTAGCTCCATCAGCTATGGGATAATACTGACTCTGATCCCAAGTGGCTATTTAGCAGGGATATTTGGAGCAAAGCAGATGCTTGGTGCTGGTTTGCTGATCTCCTCCCTTCTCACCCTCCTTACACCACTGGCTGCTGACTTTGGAGTGATTCTGGTTATTGTGATTCGGACAGTCCAGGGCATGGCCCAG GGAATGGCATGGACAGGTCAGTTTACAATTTGGGCAAAATGGGCTCCCCCACTTGAACGAAGCAAACTCACCAGCATTGCAGGATCAG GGGCAGCGTTTGGGTCCTTCACCATCCTCTGTGTGGGGGGACTAATCTCACAGGCATTGGGCTGGCCTTTTATCTTCTACATCTTTG GTAGCATTGGCTGCGTCTGCTGTCTCCTGTGGTTCATGGTGATTTATGATGACCCCATGCATCACCCATGCATAAGCGTCAGGGAAAAGGACCACATCGTGTCTTCACTGGCTCAACAG TCCAGTTCTCCTAGACGATCTGTCCCCATAAAGGCTATGGTCAGATGCCTACCACTTTGGGCCATTTTCACGGGTTTTTTCAGCCATTTCTGGTTATGCACCATAATCATAACTTACCTACCAACGTACATCAGTTCTGTGCTCCATGTCAACATCAGAGAT AGTGGGGTTCTGTCCTCCCTGCCTTTTATTGCTGCCTCAAGTTGTACGATTCTAGGAGGTCAGTTGGCAGATTTCCTCCTGTCCAGGAATCTTCTCAGATTAATCACTGTCCGAAAACTCTTTTCATCCCTAG GGCTCCTCCTTCCATCGCTGTGTGCTGTTGCCCTGCCTTTTGTGGCTTCCAGTTACACAACAACTATTATTTTGCTGATACTTATTCCTGGGACCAGCAACCTGTGTGATTCAGGATTCATCGTCAACACCTTAGATGTCGCTCCCAG GTATGCAAGTTTCCTCATGGGAATCTCAAGGGGATTTGGGCTCATCGCAGGAATCATCTCTTCCACTGCCACCGGATTCCTTATCAGTCAG gATTCTGTGTCTGGATGGAGGAATGTCTTTTTCCTTGCTGCTGCTGTCAACATGTTTGGCCTGGTTTTTTACCTCACATTTGGACAAGCAGAAATCCAGCACTGGGCCAAAGAGAGGACTCTTACCCGTCTCTGA